The following proteins come from a genomic window of Pyxidicoccus sp. MSG2:
- a CDS encoding (2Fe-2S)-binding protein, translated as MPAYQFILNGQTVSVEAPADLPLLWALRDMLGVTGPKYGCGVGVCGACTSHLEGEAFRPCIQSVSGVAGASVTTIEGLGGEGLHPVQQAWIAEDVAQCGFCQPGQIMAAVALLRKNLDPTDADIDAAMSDNVCRCGTYVRIRAAIKRAARQLREEGTDLR; from the coding sequence ATGCCGGCCTACCAGTTCATCCTCAATGGCCAGACGGTGTCGGTAGAGGCCCCGGCGGACCTTCCGTTGCTCTGGGCTCTGCGAGACATGCTTGGCGTGACGGGCCCGAAGTACGGCTGCGGCGTGGGCGTGTGCGGCGCGTGCACCAGCCACCTGGAGGGCGAGGCCTTCCGACCCTGCATCCAATCCGTCAGCGGCGTGGCGGGCGCGAGCGTCACCACCATCGAAGGGCTGGGCGGTGAGGGGCTCCATCCCGTGCAGCAGGCGTGGATTGCGGAGGACGTCGCGCAGTGTGGCTTCTGCCAGCCCGGGCAGATCATGGCCGCCGTCGCGCTCCTGCGGAAGAACCTGGACCCGACGGACGCGGACATCGACGCGGCCATGAGCGACAACGTCTGCCGGTGTGGCACCTACGTGCGCATCCGCGCCGCCATCAAGCGGGCCGCCCGGCAGCTCCGCGAAGAGGGCACGGACCTTCGCTGA
- a CDS encoding xanthine dehydrogenase family protein molybdopterin-binding subunit: MADTSKPNEVVVDRRRFLTWVVASPALVVAARLGLDVPGADAAETEAATAETALNAYIAIQTDGGIHATLPRTEMGQGITTGVAMLVAEELDVSLGSVEVRTADADSRWVIQLTGLSSTMRYLAGPIRAAAATARARLVTAAANRWHVSAQSLTTVNGEVVAPDGRRAGYGSLAEDAARVLLLLVSAQPKNPSAYTVVGQPTGRIDAAQLVTGEARYALDLDIPGAVPVVVARPPTLRGTVRDFDASAELAMPGVLGVARIPTGVAVAAGNFSQAFAARDALSVSWDPGPASHLSDPDIRTRLRDAIGARPLPPLFTARTLEGRFDFPYLAHAPMETQSCVARVTVDSAELWLGAQDPKFVQREVAQALGWALTPQRVTVHTARAGGGFGRRFFAEAAVEAALISRALSRPVKLMWTRNDDMRHGRYRPASHHRILAYVGANGSILGWNHRAAIPTVEFPHGFGDVLTSLLGIVLPEVTSATFFALTQHVPYRFGLVGQELREVSLPIPTASFRSVFTSQVGVANEVFVDQLARELGRDPVELRRSQLTSSRLKAVLDKVVLEGAWGRSLPPGVAQGVAVLEEWDSAIAHLVEVDVTGEAPRVLRVVIAADVGLPINPKSIEAQLQGAAIDAFSTTLSAGIHIDAGAVREGSFADYRWLRMRHAPSEIAVHLVRSDDRVGGVGELGYPSAAAALTNAIARATGTMPTRFPLLDAGA, from the coding sequence ATGGCGGACACGTCCAAACCGAATGAAGTCGTGGTGGATCGTCGCCGGTTCCTCACCTGGGTGGTGGCCTCACCCGCGCTGGTGGTCGCGGCACGGCTGGGGCTCGACGTCCCAGGGGCCGACGCGGCGGAGACCGAGGCGGCCACCGCCGAGACCGCGCTCAATGCCTACATCGCCATCCAGACCGATGGAGGCATCCACGCCACCCTTCCTCGCACGGAGATGGGACAGGGCATCACCACCGGCGTGGCCATGCTCGTAGCCGAGGAATTGGATGTCAGCCTCGGCTCGGTGGAGGTGCGCACCGCCGATGCGGACTCCCGGTGGGTCATCCAGCTCACCGGGCTCTCGTCGACGATGCGCTACCTCGCGGGCCCCATCCGCGCCGCGGCCGCGACGGCCCGCGCCCGGCTCGTCACCGCGGCCGCGAATCGCTGGCACGTGTCGGCGCAGAGCCTCACCACCGTGAACGGTGAGGTGGTTGCTCCCGACGGGCGCCGGGCAGGCTATGGCTCGCTGGCCGAGGACGCGGCGCGCGTGCTGCTCCTCCTCGTCTCAGCCCAGCCGAAGAACCCGAGCGCGTACACCGTGGTCGGCCAGCCCACGGGTCGCATCGACGCCGCGCAGCTCGTCACCGGGGAGGCGCGGTACGCGCTCGACCTGGACATCCCCGGCGCGGTGCCGGTGGTGGTCGCCCGGCCTCCCACGCTGCGCGGCACGGTGCGGGACTTCGACGCGTCGGCGGAGCTGGCGATGCCGGGCGTGCTCGGCGTGGCACGCATTCCCACGGGCGTGGCGGTCGCCGCCGGGAACTTCTCGCAGGCCTTCGCGGCCCGGGATGCGTTGAGCGTCTCCTGGGATCCCGGCCCGGCCAGCCACCTGTCCGACCCGGACATCCGCACCCGCCTGCGCGACGCCATTGGCGCGCGTCCCCTTCCTCCCCTTTTCACTGCGCGCACGCTGGAAGGGCGCTTCGACTTCCCGTACCTCGCCCACGCGCCCATGGAGACGCAGAGCTGCGTGGCCCGCGTGACGGTCGACAGCGCCGAGCTCTGGCTGGGCGCGCAGGACCCGAAGTTCGTCCAGCGCGAAGTCGCCCAGGCGCTGGGCTGGGCACTCACCCCGCAGCGGGTCACCGTGCATACCGCTCGGGCCGGAGGCGGATTCGGCCGCCGGTTCTTCGCCGAGGCCGCCGTGGAGGCCGCGCTCATCTCGCGTGCGCTCTCGCGGCCGGTGAAGCTGATGTGGACCCGCAACGATGACATGCGGCACGGGCGCTACCGGCCGGCCAGCCACCATCGCATCCTCGCGTATGTCGGCGCGAATGGCTCCATCCTCGGCTGGAACCACCGCGCCGCCATCCCCACCGTGGAGTTCCCCCATGGCTTCGGGGACGTCCTCACCTCCCTGCTCGGCATCGTCCTTCCCGAGGTGACCAGCGCGACGTTCTTCGCGCTGACGCAGCACGTGCCATACCGCTTCGGACTGGTGGGCCAGGAGCTTCGAGAAGTCTCCCTCCCCATCCCCACCGCGTCGTTCCGCTCGGTGTTCACCAGCCAGGTCGGTGTGGCCAACGAGGTGTTCGTCGACCAGCTCGCCCGCGAGCTCGGGCGCGACCCGGTGGAGCTGCGGCGCTCGCAACTCACGTCGAGCCGGCTGAAGGCCGTGCTGGACAAGGTGGTGCTCGAAGGCGCGTGGGGCAGGTCCCTGCCGCCCGGAGTCGCCCAGGGCGTCGCCGTCCTCGAGGAGTGGGACAGCGCCATCGCCCACCTCGTCGAGGTCGACGTCACCGGCGAGGCTCCCAGGGTCCTGCGCGTGGTCATCGCCGCCGATGTCGGGCTGCCCATCAACCCGAAGAGCATCGAGGCCCAGCTCCAGGGCGCGGCCATCGACGCGTTCTCCACCACCCTGAGCGCCGGCATCCACATCGACGCCGGCGCCGTGCGCGAAGGCAGCTTCGCCGACTACCGGTGGCTCCGCATGAGGCACGCCCCCTCCGAGATCGCAGTCCACCTCGTCCGTTCTGACGACCGCGTCGGCGGCGTGGGAGAGCTCGGCTACCCGAGCGCCGCCGCGGCCCTGACCAATGCCATCGCGCGAGCGACCGGCACCATGCCCACCCGTTTCCCGCTGCTCGACGCAGGAGCCTGA
- the sthA gene encoding Si-specific NAD(P)(+) transhydrogenase, with protein MTVRQFDVVVLGSGPGGEGASMKAVKSGRRVCTVEQSPFVGGACTHTATIPSKALRHAVQRLVDVQGDHPELRAELARTTTLKDMLRAASSVVSRQVQLRSTFYERNRVDLVVGRARFLDAQTVEVAEPRGSHELLSAKAFVIATGSHPYRPTGVDFSHPRIFDSDTILTLREAPLTMIIYGAGVIGCEYASMFRMLGVKVDLVNTRDRLLSFLDDEISDALSYHLREQGVLIRHQEEMEQVEARDDGVVLHLKSGKQLKADTFLWANGRTGNSAGLGLESLGIAMDSRGCIQVNDAYQTAVPHIYAVGDVVGAPSLASASYDQGRFAATHIVEGRLEHKLVKDIPTGIYTSPEISSLGRTERELTKAGVPYEVGHAFFKSLARAQITGRTVGMLKLLFHRQTRELLGIHCFGDNASEIIHIGQAIMAQDGPGNSIDYFINTTFNYPTMAEAYRVAALNGLNRLF; from the coding sequence ATGACCGTTCGGCAGTTCGACGTGGTGGTGCTCGGCTCCGGTCCGGGCGGAGAAGGCGCTTCGATGAAGGCGGTGAAGTCCGGCCGCCGGGTGTGCACCGTGGAGCAGAGCCCCTTCGTGGGCGGCGCCTGCACGCACACCGCGACGATTCCTTCCAAGGCGCTGCGCCATGCGGTGCAGCGGCTCGTGGACGTGCAGGGCGACCATCCGGAGCTACGTGCGGAGCTGGCGCGCACCACCACCCTCAAGGACATGCTGCGCGCGGCGTCCTCGGTCGTGTCCCGCCAGGTGCAGCTGCGCAGCACCTTCTACGAGCGCAACCGCGTGGACCTGGTGGTCGGCCGGGCCCGCTTCCTGGACGCCCAGACGGTGGAGGTCGCCGAGCCACGGGGCTCGCACGAGCTGCTGTCCGCCAAGGCCTTCGTCATCGCCACCGGCTCGCATCCCTATCGCCCGACGGGGGTGGACTTCAGCCACCCGCGCATCTTCGACTCGGACACCATCCTGACGCTGCGGGAAGCCCCGCTGACGATGATCATCTACGGCGCGGGCGTCATCGGCTGCGAGTACGCCTCCATGTTCCGGATGCTCGGCGTGAAGGTGGACCTGGTGAACACGAGGGACCGGCTGCTCTCGTTCCTCGACGATGAGATCTCCGACGCGCTCTCGTACCACCTGCGCGAGCAGGGTGTGCTCATCCGCCATCAGGAGGAGATGGAGCAGGTGGAGGCGCGTGATGACGGCGTGGTGCTCCATCTCAAGAGCGGCAAGCAGCTCAAGGCGGACACCTTCCTGTGGGCCAACGGGCGCACGGGCAACAGCGCGGGCCTGGGGCTGGAGTCGCTGGGCATCGCCATGGACTCGCGCGGCTGCATCCAGGTGAATGACGCGTACCAGACCGCCGTGCCTCACATCTACGCCGTGGGCGACGTGGTGGGAGCGCCCTCACTGGCGAGTGCCTCGTATGACCAGGGCCGCTTCGCCGCCACGCACATCGTCGAGGGCCGGCTGGAGCACAAGCTGGTCAAGGACATCCCCACGGGCATCTACACCAGCCCGGAGATCAGCAGCCTGGGTCGCACCGAGCGCGAGCTGACGAAGGCCGGCGTGCCCTATGAAGTGGGCCACGCCTTCTTCAAGAGCCTGGCGCGCGCGCAGATCACCGGGCGCACCGTGGGTATGCTGAAGCTGCTGTTCCACCGGCAGACACGGGAGCTCCTCGGCATCCACTGCTTCGGGGACAACGCCTCGGAGATCATCCACATCGGACAGGCCATCATGGCCCAGGACGGCCCGGGCAACAGCATCGACTACTTCATCAACACCACGTTCAACTACCCCACCATGGCCGAGGCCTACCGGGTGGCTGCGCTCAACGGGCTCAATCGCCTGTTCTGA
- a CDS encoding ATP-dependent RecD-like DNA helicase, with protein sequence MSASRPPPVYTADVAGGALPSVRDGAPAARELGAPPRPTTVLEGSLERITYTNEEAAWSVVRVVVHGRKDPITAVGNLLGAQPGESLRLTGEWVQDRKYGEQFRVVSYGTVKPATLVGIEKYLGSGLVKGVGPAMAKRLVAHFGLETLDIIDSKPERLAEVKGFGEKRRKLLVETWAEQRDIRQVMVFLQSHEVPASFAVKVYKQYGAQAIPVVQDNPYRLAIDVYGIGFRTADRIAQSLGVPTHSPKRAEAGVLHVLREFSEEGHLYAPRDKLTTRTVEMLEVTPELVEAAITRLAAAEYLAVEGASALAHPRPEDAVEAVYLKALHVSEVGVANLLKALAAWPTRPLEVDVERAIAWFEASHGLSLAPEQKEAVRQAMVAKVLVITGGPGTGKTTLVNAILSILEKKGRKLLLSAPTGRAAKRMGEATGREAETIHRLLEYNPRTHGFLRDRNNPLEADVLVLDEVSMVDTVLMLNVLKALPPHCQLLLVGDVDQLPSVGPGSVLQDIIASGHVPVVRLKHIFRQAQASLIITNAHRINQGELPQVPPADALADFYFVEKEAPEAILETVKTLVKERIPRRFGLHPVDEVQVLVPMNRGLIGTANLNATLQEHLNPSGEELTRGHRTFRVGDKVMQVRNNYELGVFNGDIGRVEAIDKEEQSLVVRYDGRPVAYAWADVDELVLAYATSVHKSQGSEYPCVVLPLHTQHFTLLQRNLLYTAVTRGKKLVVLVGSKKALGIAVRNGDTQKRFTRLAARLRD encoded by the coding sequence ATGTCCGCCTCCCGTCCTCCTCCGGTCTACACCGCTGACGTGGCGGGCGGCGCCCTGCCCTCCGTCCGGGACGGGGCCCCGGCGGCCCGTGAGCTCGGCGCACCGCCGCGCCCCACCACTGTGCTGGAGGGGAGCCTCGAGCGCATCACCTACACCAACGAGGAGGCCGCCTGGAGCGTGGTCCGGGTGGTGGTCCATGGCCGCAAGGACCCCATCACCGCGGTGGGCAACCTCCTGGGCGCCCAGCCGGGGGAGTCCCTGCGCCTCACCGGCGAGTGGGTGCAGGACAGGAAGTACGGGGAGCAGTTCCGAGTCGTCTCCTACGGCACGGTGAAGCCCGCGACGCTGGTGGGCATCGAGAAGTACCTGGGCAGCGGCCTGGTGAAGGGCGTGGGCCCGGCCATGGCCAAGCGCCTGGTGGCGCACTTCGGCCTCGAGACGCTGGACATCATCGACTCGAAGCCCGAGCGGCTGGCCGAGGTGAAGGGCTTCGGAGAGAAGCGCCGCAAGCTCCTCGTCGAGACGTGGGCTGAACAGCGCGACATCCGCCAGGTGATGGTCTTCCTCCAGTCGCACGAAGTGCCGGCCAGCTTCGCGGTGAAGGTCTACAAGCAGTACGGCGCCCAGGCGATTCCCGTGGTGCAGGACAACCCGTACCGGCTGGCCATCGACGTGTATGGCATTGGCTTTCGCACTGCGGACCGCATCGCCCAGTCGCTGGGAGTCCCCACCCACTCGCCCAAGCGCGCCGAGGCCGGGGTGCTGCACGTGCTCCGAGAGTTCTCCGAGGAAGGCCACCTCTACGCGCCGCGCGACAAGCTCACCACGCGCACGGTGGAGATGCTGGAGGTAACGCCCGAGCTCGTGGAGGCGGCCATTACCCGGCTCGCCGCCGCCGAGTACCTCGCCGTGGAGGGGGCCAGCGCCCTCGCCCACCCCCGTCCCGAGGACGCCGTTGAGGCGGTGTACCTGAAGGCGCTGCACGTCTCGGAGGTCGGCGTCGCGAACCTCCTCAAGGCGCTCGCCGCCTGGCCCACGCGTCCCCTGGAAGTGGACGTAGAGCGGGCGATTGCCTGGTTCGAAGCCAGCCACGGACTGTCGCTCGCCCCCGAGCAGAAAGAAGCGGTGCGCCAGGCGATGGTGGCCAAGGTGTTGGTCATCACCGGCGGCCCGGGCACCGGGAAGACGACGCTGGTCAACGCCATCCTCTCCATCCTGGAGAAGAAGGGCCGCAAGCTCCTGCTCTCGGCGCCCACCGGACGCGCGGCCAAGCGGATGGGCGAGGCGACTGGACGTGAGGCGGAGACCATCCACCGGCTGCTCGAATACAACCCGCGCACCCACGGCTTCCTGAGAGATCGCAACAACCCGCTCGAAGCCGACGTGCTGGTGCTCGACGAGGTGTCCATGGTGGACACTGTCCTGATGCTCAACGTCCTGAAGGCGCTGCCGCCCCACTGCCAGCTGCTGCTCGTGGGGGACGTGGACCAGCTCCCGAGCGTGGGGCCGGGCAGCGTGCTCCAGGACATCATCGCCTCCGGGCACGTGCCGGTGGTGCGCCTGAAGCACATCTTCCGCCAGGCCCAGGCGAGCCTCATCATCACCAACGCCCACCGCATCAACCAGGGAGAGCTTCCCCAGGTCCCACCCGCGGACGCGCTGGCCGACTTCTACTTCGTGGAGAAGGAGGCGCCGGAGGCCATCCTCGAGACGGTGAAGACGCTGGTGAAGGAGCGCATTCCCCGCCGCTTCGGGCTGCATCCAGTGGACGAGGTGCAGGTGCTCGTCCCGATGAACCGGGGCCTCATTGGCACCGCGAATCTCAACGCCACGCTGCAGGAGCACCTGAACCCTTCCGGGGAGGAGCTCACCCGCGGCCACCGGACCTTCCGCGTGGGCGACAAGGTCATGCAGGTGCGCAACAACTACGAGCTCGGCGTCTTCAACGGAGACATCGGACGCGTGGAGGCCATCGACAAGGAGGAGCAGTCCCTGGTGGTGCGCTACGACGGGCGTCCGGTGGCCTACGCCTGGGCGGACGTCGACGAGCTGGTCCTCGCCTACGCCACCAGCGTGCACAAGTCGCAGGGCAGCGAGTACCCGTGCGTGGTGCTGCCCCTGCACACACAGCACTTCACGCTGCTGCAGCGCAACCTGCTCTATACCGCCGTGACTCGCGGGAAGAAGCTGGTGGTGTTGGTGGGAAGCAAGAAGGCGCTGGGCATCGCGGTGCGCAACGGCGACACCCAGAAGCGCTTCACCCGGCTCGCGGCGAGGCTTCGCGACTGA
- a CDS encoding TetR family transcriptional regulator, with amino-acid sequence MTARPTPRISSRKKPRQARSEQLVADILAAAVQVLAREGADRFTTIRVAEKAGISIGSLYQYFPNKAAILFRLQADEWRQTGELLRGILEDSAQPPLERLREFVHAFIRSECEEARVRMALDEAAPRYREEPEAREPRVYGTRVVQAFMREVLPTVPDEKRVLAGDMVMMTLSTMGKRLSEEDRTEQDVEARAGALADMFRAYLQQLANSGPG; translated from the coding sequence GTGACGGCCCGCCCAACCCCACGCATTTCCTCGCGAAAGAAGCCCCGGCAGGCCCGCTCCGAGCAGCTCGTCGCCGACATCCTCGCCGCCGCTGTTCAGGTTCTGGCGCGTGAAGGCGCGGACCGCTTCACCACCATTCGCGTCGCGGAGAAGGCGGGAATCAGCATCGGGTCGCTGTATCAATACTTCCCGAACAAGGCGGCCATCCTCTTCCGCTTGCAAGCCGACGAGTGGCGGCAGACCGGTGAGCTGCTGCGCGGAATCCTTGAGGACTCGGCGCAGCCTCCGCTAGAGCGACTGCGTGAGTTCGTACACGCCTTCATCCGGTCCGAGTGCGAGGAGGCCCGGGTGCGGATGGCGCTCGACGAAGCGGCGCCGCGCTATCGCGAGGAACCCGAGGCGCGGGAGCCACGCGTGTACGGTACGCGCGTCGTGCAGGCCTTCATGCGCGAGGTGCTCCCCACGGTACCGGACGAGAAGCGGGTGCTCGCGGGTGACATGGTCATGATGACACTCAGCACCATGGGGAAGCGGCTCTCGGAGGAGGACCGCACCGAGCAGGACGTTGAGGCACGTGCCGGTGCGCTGGCGGACATGTTCCGTGCCTACCTCCAGCAGCTCGCGAACTCCGGGCCGGGGTGA
- a CDS encoding O-methyltransferase, producing the protein MNTLSTAPLAPLLHHLFTQAEQASGASIQVFAQMPDEERTRLRSTRTDYLKFYAMLKDDALAVSRETGTLLYMLARSCRARTIVEFGTSFGISTLHLAAALRDNGGGRLITSEFEPSKVARARENLAAGGLADLVELREGDALQTLASGLPEQVDLLLLDGAKGLYPDILALVEGRLRPGAWVLADNADWSPEYLERVRSPRHGYLSVPFASEVELSMRLG; encoded by the coding sequence ATGAATACACTTTCCACCGCACCCCTCGCCCCGCTGCTCCATCATCTGTTCACCCAGGCGGAACAGGCCTCGGGTGCGAGCATCCAGGTCTTCGCCCAGATGCCGGACGAGGAGCGAACCCGGCTGCGGTCGACCAGGACCGACTACCTGAAGTTCTACGCGATGCTGAAGGACGACGCGCTCGCCGTCTCCCGCGAGACGGGCACGCTGCTCTACATGCTGGCGCGCTCGTGCCGCGCACGGACCATCGTGGAGTTCGGCACCTCGTTCGGCATCTCCACGCTGCACCTGGCTGCGGCGCTCCGAGACAACGGCGGCGGCCGGCTGATTACGAGCGAGTTCGAGCCGTCGAAGGTCGCCCGCGCACGGGAGAACCTCGCGGCGGGAGGGCTCGCGGACCTCGTGGAGCTTCGCGAGGGCGACGCGCTCCAGACGCTCGCCTCGGGCCTGCCGGAGCAGGTCGACCTGTTGCTGCTCGACGGCGCCAAGGGCCTCTATCCGGACATCCTCGCGCTCGTCGAGGGCCGCCTGCGGCCGGGGGCGTGGGTTCTCGCCGACAATGCGGACTGGAGCCCGGAGTACCTGGAGCGCGTCCGCTCGCCCCGGCACGGCTATCTGTCGGTGCCGTTCGCGAGCGAGGTGGAGCTGTCGATGCGGCTCGGGTGA